The Cellulomonas fulva genome includes a window with the following:
- a CDS encoding CPBP family intramembrane glutamic endopeptidase translates to MTTTHATSPPGRVGPEGRADRRAAARSAHRARQAAADAAFTAEFGQYTLAQVLGLWALAALPMGAILWVLMPAVVVPRSDFPALAYLLLATAGLVWQGLVALVVLRREVRPFTWAALRRRLWLHRPTSPRSGRRTWWLLALTLPVALLVLAYDDLEPLRPLQDAFVTALPGLAQPGYADLSALAEPRTVGQWWLLAVLAVLLVSNYLLGEELLFRGILLPKMRGALGRWDVVANGVLFATYHLHIIWALPVTIVRDWVYAGLMRRYRSSWMSTLLHAYDGLFLVVLFPLAIAGVVQG, encoded by the coding sequence ATGACCACGACACACGCGACGAGCCCGCCTGGCCGCGTCGGCCCCGAGGGACGCGCCGACCGCCGCGCCGCCGCTCGATCCGCGCACCGCGCCCGCCAGGCCGCGGCCGACGCCGCGTTCACCGCCGAGTTCGGGCAGTACACGCTCGCGCAGGTGCTGGGCCTGTGGGCCCTCGCCGCGCTCCCGATGGGCGCGATCCTCTGGGTCCTCATGCCGGCGGTCGTCGTCCCGCGCAGCGACTTCCCCGCCCTGGCGTACCTGCTCCTCGCGACCGCCGGCCTGGTCTGGCAGGGCCTCGTCGCGCTCGTCGTCCTGCGGCGCGAGGTCCGCCCGTTCACGTGGGCCGCGCTGCGGCGGCGGCTGTGGCTGCACCGTCCGACGAGCCCGCGCTCCGGCCGCCGCACCTGGTGGCTGCTCGCGCTCACGCTGCCCGTCGCCCTCCTCGTGCTGGCGTACGACGACCTCGAGCCCCTGCGCCCGCTGCAGGACGCGTTCGTCACGGCGCTCCCCGGCCTCGCCCAGCCGGGGTACGCGGACCTGTCGGCCCTCGCCGAGCCGCGGACCGTCGGGCAGTGGTGGCTCCTGGCGGTCCTCGCCGTGCTGCTGGTGTCCAACTACCTGCTCGGCGAGGAGCTGCTCTTCCGCGGCATCCTGCTGCCGAAGATGCGCGGCGCGCTCGGCCGGTGGGACGTGGTCGCCAACGGCGTGCTGTTCGCCACGTACCACCTGCACATCATCTGGGCCCTGCCCGTCACGATCGTCCGGGACTGGGTCTACGCGGGGCTCATGCGCCGCTACCGCTCGTCGTGGATGAGCACGCTCCTGCACGCGTACGACGGGCTGTTCCTCGTCGTGCTGTTCCCGCTCGCGATCGCCGGCGTGGTCCAGGGCTGA
- a CDS encoding YgjP-like metallopeptidase domain-containing protein: MQPTSDLSQVEVRRSRRRVRTVTAWREGERTVVAIPARFTRAQETEWVRRMLARLATQEQRRKPSDTELARRAAELSARYLGGRAVPTSVRWATNQGRRWGSCTPSDGTIRISDRVRGMPRWVLDYVLLHELVHLLHAGHGPEFWAELDAYPRTQRARGFLEGYAYREERGDGPRAGDDGAPDEPDEHDERDGRPDDERDTLDD; the protein is encoded by the coding sequence GTGCAGCCCACGTCCGACCTGTCGCAGGTCGAGGTCCGTCGCTCGCGCCGCCGCGTGCGCACGGTGACCGCGTGGCGCGAGGGCGAGCGCACGGTGGTGGCCATCCCGGCGCGGTTCACGCGTGCGCAGGAGACCGAGTGGGTGCGCCGCATGCTCGCGCGGCTGGCCACCCAGGAGCAGCGGCGCAAGCCCTCGGACACCGAGCTGGCGCGGCGCGCCGCGGAGCTGTCCGCGCGCTACCTGGGCGGACGCGCCGTCCCGACGAGCGTGCGCTGGGCGACCAACCAGGGCCGTCGTTGGGGGTCGTGCACGCCGTCGGACGGCACGATCCGGATCTCCGACCGGGTGCGCGGCATGCCGCGCTGGGTGCTCGACTACGTGCTCCTGCACGAGCTCGTGCACCTGCTGCACGCCGGTCACGGTCCCGAGTTCTGGGCCGAGCTCGACGCCTACCCGCGCACGCAGCGCGCGCGGGGCTTCCTCGAGGGGTACGCGTACCGCGAGGAGCGCGGCGACGGCCCGCGCGCGGGCGACGACGGGGCGCCCGACGAGCCTGACGAGCACGACGAGCGCGACGGGCGTCCCGACGACGAGCGCGACACGCTCGACGACTAG
- a CDS encoding YlbL family protein: MPDDVQPTAAPEPVVPAPGEPLPEPERVSPRALTLSVGMLASAVLLGVCAVLPAPYAVSSPGPTENVLGDVDDEPLITISGARTYDSTGELRLTTVSATGGPGYPSSTLGVVRGWVSPWAVVQPREILFPDPDETQDQIDDQNSAQMVSSQENATVAALTELGYEVPATLVVAGTVEGSGADGTLEDGDVITAIDGTPLPDYQSLVATMASVDAGADVQVTVHRQGEDVDVTVPTTAGDDGAAQMGVYIDPDFDMPVDVTIHAGDIGGPSAGTMFALGIIDKLTAADEAGGQVIAGTGTIDVVGQVGPIGGIRQKLAGAERDGAAWFLAPAANCGEVVGHVPDGLRVVRISTLEEALDDVVAIGKGEADGLPTCTAS; encoded by the coding sequence GTGCCTGACGACGTCCAGCCGACCGCCGCACCCGAGCCCGTCGTGCCCGCGCCCGGCGAGCCGCTGCCCGAGCCCGAGCGCGTCAGCCCCCGTGCGCTCACGCTGTCGGTCGGCATGCTCGCCAGCGCCGTCCTGCTCGGCGTGTGCGCGGTGCTGCCGGCGCCCTACGCCGTGAGCAGCCCGGGGCCCACCGAGAACGTGCTCGGCGACGTGGACGACGAGCCGCTCATCACGATCAGCGGGGCGAGGACGTACGACTCCACGGGCGAGCTGCGGCTGACCACGGTCTCGGCCACGGGCGGGCCGGGCTACCCGTCGTCCACGCTCGGCGTCGTCCGGGGCTGGGTCTCGCCGTGGGCGGTCGTCCAGCCGCGCGAGATCCTGTTCCCGGACCCCGACGAGACGCAGGACCAGATCGACGACCAGAACTCCGCCCAGATGGTGTCCTCGCAGGAGAACGCGACCGTGGCGGCGCTCACGGAGCTCGGCTACGAGGTCCCGGCGACCCTCGTCGTCGCCGGCACGGTGGAGGGCTCGGGCGCGGACGGCACGCTCGAGGACGGCGACGTCATCACCGCGATCGACGGGACACCGCTCCCGGACTACCAGAGCCTGGTCGCGACGATGGCGTCCGTCGACGCGGGTGCGGACGTGCAGGTCACCGTGCACCGGCAGGGCGAGGACGTGGACGTCACGGTCCCGACGACGGCGGGCGACGACGGCGCGGCGCAGATGGGCGTCTACATCGACCCCGACTTCGACATGCCGGTCGACGTGACGATCCACGCGGGCGACATCGGCGGTCCGAGCGCCGGGACCATGTTCGCGCTCGGGATCATCGACAAGCTCACCGCGGCGGACGAGGCGGGTGGCCAGGTCATCGCCGGCACGGGCACGATCGACGTGGTGGGCCAGGTGGGACCGATCGGCGGCATCCGGCAGAAGCTCGCGGGCGCGGAGCGCGACGGGGCGGCGTGGTTCCTGGCGCCGGCGGCCAACTGCGGCGAGGTCGTCGGGCACGTCCCGGACGGCCTGCGCGTGGTCCGCATCTCGACGCTCGAGGAGGCGCTCGACGACGTGGTCGCGATCGGCAAGGGCGAGGCGGACGGCCTCCCCACCTGCACGGCGTCCTGA
- a CDS encoding zinc-dependent metalloprotease, which yields MLRALLGDQADEAIAEMRARGIDPSALDPAGTLPSDPAAMQQVLAQVQQLFAGGDDQPVNWRMAHDLARQQAAQGGDPSLTPTQTRQVLDALSVAELWLDAATELPPSAAPARAWSRAEWVEATLPTWRTLTEPVASSLSTALVDALGPQLGGLSGDPLSGDPLSGDPLSDDPLSGAAPGVALPGLPGGLEPGQLLRRLGSAVFGLQVGQAAGTLARDVFGTTDIGLPLLDVPAPALVAANVDAFAEGLDAPTDEVRLFLALREAAATRLFTHVPWLRAHLLATVDAYARGIAIDVEQLEEAVGSIDPTDAAELQRALSGGVFAPHTTPEQQAALGRLETALALVEGWVDEVSAAAALPHLPHSVALREMIRRRRAAGGPAEQTFANLVGLELRPRRLRDAAALWAQIARDGGQAARDAVWDHPDLMPTAEDLDDPSGYASRRAQAAGDSADLDRALAEILGEEPPAQD from the coding sequence ATGCTGCGCGCCCTGCTGGGCGACCAGGCCGACGAGGCGATCGCGGAGATGCGGGCGCGCGGGATCGACCCGTCCGCGCTCGACCCGGCCGGCACGCTGCCCAGCGACCCCGCCGCGATGCAGCAGGTGCTCGCGCAGGTGCAGCAGCTCTTCGCGGGCGGCGACGACCAGCCGGTGAACTGGCGCATGGCCCACGACCTCGCGCGGCAGCAGGCGGCGCAGGGCGGCGACCCGTCGCTCACCCCCACGCAGACGCGCCAGGTGCTCGACGCCCTGTCCGTCGCGGAGCTGTGGCTCGACGCGGCGACCGAGCTGCCGCCGTCGGCGGCGCCGGCCCGTGCGTGGAGCCGCGCCGAGTGGGTCGAGGCGACGCTCCCGACCTGGCGCACCCTCACGGAGCCGGTGGCCTCCTCGCTGTCGACGGCGCTGGTCGACGCCCTGGGACCCCAGCTCGGCGGCCTGTCCGGCGACCCGCTGTCCGGCGACCCGCTGTCCGGCGACCCGCTGTCCGACGACCCGCTGTCCGGCGCTGCTCCCGGCGTCGCGCTGCCGGGCCTCCCGGGCGGCCTCGAGCCCGGGCAGCTCCTGCGTCGCCTGGGGTCGGCCGTGTTCGGTCTGCAGGTGGGGCAGGCGGCGGGCACGCTGGCGCGCGACGTCTTCGGCACCACCGACATCGGGCTCCCGCTGCTCGACGTCCCGGCGCCGGCGCTCGTCGCCGCGAACGTCGACGCCTTCGCCGAGGGCCTGGACGCGCCCACGGACGAGGTCCGGCTGTTCCTCGCGCTGCGCGAGGCGGCGGCGACCCGGCTGTTCACGCACGTCCCGTGGCTGCGCGCGCACCTGCTGGCGACCGTGGACGCCTACGCCCGCGGCATCGCGATCGACGTCGAGCAGCTCGAGGAAGCCGTCGGGTCGATCGACCCGACCGATGCCGCCGAGCTGCAGCGCGCGCTCTCCGGCGGCGTCTTCGCGCCCCACACGACCCCGGAGCAGCAGGCGGCTCTCGGGCGGCTCGAGACCGCGCTCGCGCTCGTGGAGGGGTGGGTGGACGAGGTCAGCGCCGCGGCCGCGCTCCCGCACCTGCCGCACTCGGTCGCGCTGCGGGAGATGATCCGCCGGCGCCGCGCCGCGGGCGGACCGGCCGAGCAGACGTTCGCCAACCTCGTCGGGCTCGAGCTGCGGCCCCGCCGGCTGCGCGACGCCGCGGCGCTGTGGGCGCAGATCGCGCGCGACGGCGGCCAGGCCGCGCGCGACGCGGTGTGGGACCACCCGGACCTGATGCCGACGGCGGAGGACCTCGACGACCCGTCGGGGTACGCGAGCCGTCGTGCCCAGGCCGCGGGCGACTCGGCCGACCTGGACCGCGCGCTCGCCGAGATCCTGGGCGAGGAGCCGCCCGCGCAGGACTGA
- a CDS encoding PPA1309 family protein → MTPQPPTPPSTPSSDTRTTADDAPRAALADAVREIEHHVAAAGWDAPVRVFALVRTQAALAAEPGLADQLTPETLAAAREHAWHLTSVEQEGLPPAPDLETLLAGLSWPATVDGVAVTVERVVLPPEAEEAMPADLPTGPDQDPDAAVQWLLAHPDRQDVRLAVGVLRDGPAWCAVRTRAHDADDQVGQGGDVVPGLVAALRATLE, encoded by the coding sequence GTGACCCCGCAGCCGCCGACCCCACCGTCGACGCCCTCGTCCGACACGCGCACGACGGCCGACGACGCACCCCGGGCCGCCCTCGCCGACGCCGTGCGCGAGATCGAGCACCACGTGGCCGCCGCGGGCTGGGACGCCCCGGTCCGCGTGTTCGCCCTGGTCCGGACGCAGGCGGCGCTCGCCGCGGAGCCCGGGCTCGCCGACCAGCTCACGCCGGAGACGCTGGCCGCGGCTCGCGAGCACGCCTGGCACCTCACGTCCGTCGAGCAGGAGGGCCTCCCGCCGGCGCCCGACCTCGAGACGCTCCTGGCCGGCCTGTCGTGGCCCGCCACGGTCGACGGTGTCGCCGTCACCGTGGAGCGCGTCGTGCTGCCGCCCGAGGCCGAGGAGGCCATGCCGGCCGACCTGCCGACCGGTCCCGACCAGGACCCCGACGCGGCCGTGCAGTGGCTGCTCGCGCACCCCGACCGCCAGGACGTGCGCCTCGCGGTCGGCGTGCTGCGGGACGGGCCCGCCTGGTGCGCGGTGCGCACCCGCGCGCACGACGCCGACGACCAGGTGGGTCAGGGCGGCGACGTGGTGCCCGGCCTCGTCGCCGCGCTGCGGGCGACGCTCGAGTAG
- a CDS encoding ThiF family adenylyltransferase, protein MRLRRGLRVLPRGPGEVQVGTDPRWAVRVTDLTDDEVAALLALPPGVSLGALAGDDRLSPTRLSALIKDLDEARLLEPRDRSRALTGPREADAAVLGLILPDGDGTAVVAARARRAVGVVGLGPTGLGVAGVLAAGGVGVLRLEDARPVRSSDIGPSGYRWADVGGTRAEVAARLVAEIAPEVAAAPVLEGDEGARVDLLVVVAERALDPTITAALLSVGTPHLLVLVREADTVVGPLVVPGDGPCARCLDLHRTDADPHWPAVATALAAAGPAGRPPTGEVAPPAEPHAVAAVAAGIAGSAALAALDAITPAASADDVRGATPTRPYRPLRGTTLEIALPDARPHERRWAAHPSCGCAALRPAAAQPSGLPA, encoded by the coding sequence GTGAGGCTGCGGAGAGGGTTGCGGGTCCTGCCCCGCGGGCCGGGCGAGGTCCAGGTCGGGACCGATCCCCGGTGGGCGGTGCGCGTCACCGACCTGACGGACGACGAGGTCGCGGCGCTGCTCGCGCTGCCCCCGGGCGTCTCGTTGGGGGCGCTGGCCGGGGACGACCGGCTCTCCCCGACACGGCTCTCCGCGCTGATCAAGGATCTCGACGAGGCGCGGCTGCTCGAACCGCGCGACCGGTCGCGCGCCCTGACCGGCCCCCGCGAGGCCGACGCCGCGGTGCTCGGGCTGATCCTGCCCGACGGTGACGGCACGGCCGTCGTCGCCGCCCGCGCACGCCGCGCGGTGGGCGTGGTCGGGCTGGGCCCGACGGGCCTCGGGGTCGCCGGCGTGCTCGCCGCGGGCGGCGTCGGCGTGCTGCGCCTCGAGGACGCCCGGCCGGTGCGCTCCTCCGACATCGGGCCCAGCGGCTACCGCTGGGCGGACGTGGGCGGGACGCGCGCCGAGGTGGCCGCGCGCCTGGTCGCCGAGATCGCGCCCGAGGTCGCTGCCGCGCCCGTCCTCGAAGGGGACGAGGGCGCGCGCGTGGACCTCCTCGTCGTGGTCGCCGAGCGTGCGCTCGACCCGACGATCACCGCCGCCCTCCTCAGCGTGGGCACGCCCCATCTGCTCGTCCTCGTCCGGGAGGCCGACACGGTCGTCGGCCCGCTCGTCGTCCCCGGTGACGGACCGTGCGCCCGGTGCCTCGACCTGCACCGGACCGACGCCGACCCGCACTGGCCGGCGGTGGCGACCGCGCTGGCCGCAGCGGGACCCGCCGGGCGACCGCCGACGGGCGAGGTCGCGCCGCCGGCGGAGCCGCACGCGGTCGCGGCGGTCGCCGCCGGGATCGCCGGGTCGGCGGCCCTCGCCGCGCTCGACGCGATCACCCCTGCCGCGAGCGCCGACGACGTCAGGGGCGCGACGCCGACGCGTCCGTACCGCCCCCTGCGCGGTACGACGCTCGAGATCGCGCTCCCCGACGCGCGGCCCCACGAACGACGATGGGCGGCGCACCCGTCGTGCGGGTGCGCCGCCCTGCGTCCTGCGGCCGCGCAGCCCTCGGGGCTGCCGGCCTGA
- a CDS encoding UPF0182 family membrane protein → MSFASSSRPTRPARPPGKRRGALVPTLVVLGAIVVLVLILAQVWTEVLWYDQLGFLEVLRTEWGTRAILFAIGFLVMGAAVGLSMRYAYSSRPVYAPSTPEQASLDQYREAIEPLRKVVMIAGPALVGFVAGVMASQQWDTVQLWMHAQHVGTQDPQYGIDLGFYLFTLPALRFVVSFLVAVVVIAAIASLATHYLYGGLRIGGSKDTPRTTRAARIQLGVLGAVLMVLVAVNYWLDRYSILTKTADKFDGASYTDVHAVIPSKAILAGIAAFVAVTFVVTAIRGNWRLPLIGVGLMIVAAIAVGGIYPAVVQRFQVQPNQQDAESEFIERNIDATRVAYGIDDIETTEYDANVTAAPQALRDDAETAASIRLLDPQVVSPSFKQLQQVTNFYSFPDTLSVDRYQLDGESQDTVVAARELNLSGLEASQRNWTNDVTVYTHGYGVVAARGNTTAGRGAPSFFEGGIPSTGELGDYEPRLYFSPESPAYSIVGGPEDSTGWELDYPTNDGGGSVNTRFPTQDVSAGPEIGNAWNKLLYAVKFGSEQILFSDRVTADSQILYDRSPRERVEKVAPYLTLDGRVYPAVVDGRVKWIVDGYTTSSEYPYAAQVTLDSATADSLTQSSSAIEALQPKTANYIRNSVKATVDAYDGTVTLYAWDDQDPVLKAWNEIFPTSLQPLSEIDGQLMSHLRYPEDLFKVQRELLTRYHVSDPAQFFTGTDFWAVPDDPNATGDVAQPPYYMTLRMPKQESASFSLTSTFIPFGQQARNVMRGYMAVDADAGAQDGEKAAEYGKIRLLELPRDGSVPGPGQVNNNMTTDSAVAEEFTLLGRGGAKIVRANLLALPVGEGMLFVQPVYLQAESGTTFPLLQRVIAAFGDDVAISETLDGALDAVFEGDSGVDTDNSGGGGTTPDPDEPGTPEPEPGDPGTGEPDGDEAQARADLADALARAQAAIQDSQTALAEGDFAAYGDAQDALDAAVEDALDAESRLAGSDGTASTSDLDPTPAPSATS, encoded by the coding sequence GTGAGCTTCGCCAGCAGTTCCCGCCCCACCCGGCCCGCCCGCCCGCCCGGCAAGCGGCGCGGTGCGCTCGTCCCCACGCTCGTCGTGCTGGGCGCGATCGTCGTCCTGGTGCTGATCCTGGCCCAGGTGTGGACGGAGGTGCTCTGGTACGACCAGCTCGGCTTCCTCGAGGTGCTGCGCACCGAGTGGGGCACCCGCGCGATCCTGTTCGCCATCGGCTTCCTGGTGATGGGGGCGGCCGTCGGGCTGAGCATGCGGTACGCCTACTCGTCGCGTCCGGTCTACGCGCCGTCGACGCCCGAGCAGGCGAGCCTCGACCAGTACCGCGAGGCGATCGAGCCGCTGCGCAAGGTCGTGATGATCGCCGGGCCCGCGCTCGTCGGGTTCGTCGCCGGGGTCATGGCCTCCCAGCAGTGGGACACCGTCCAGCTGTGGATGCACGCGCAGCACGTGGGCACGCAGGACCCCCAGTACGGGATCGACCTCGGGTTCTACCTGTTCACCCTCCCCGCGCTGCGGTTCGTCGTGTCGTTCCTGGTGGCCGTGGTCGTGATCGCGGCCATCGCCTCCCTGGCCACGCACTACCTGTACGGCGGGCTGCGGATCGGCGGCAGCAAGGACACGCCGCGCACGACGCGCGCCGCGCGCATCCAGCTGGGCGTGCTGGGTGCGGTCCTGATGGTCCTGGTCGCGGTCAACTACTGGCTGGACCGGTACTCGATCCTCACCAAGACCGCGGACAAGTTCGACGGCGCGTCGTACACCGACGTGCACGCGGTGATCCCGTCCAAGGCGATCCTGGCCGGCATCGCGGCCTTCGTCGCGGTCACGTTCGTCGTCACCGCGATCCGCGGGAACTGGCGCCTGCCGCTGATCGGCGTGGGGCTCATGATCGTCGCGGCGATCGCGGTGGGCGGCATCTACCCCGCCGTCGTGCAGCGCTTCCAGGTGCAGCCGAACCAGCAGGACGCCGAGTCGGAGTTCATCGAGCGCAACATCGACGCGACCCGGGTGGCCTACGGGATCGACGACATCGAGACCACGGAGTACGACGCGAACGTGACCGCGGCACCGCAGGCGCTGCGGGACGACGCGGAGACCGCCGCGTCGATCCGCCTGCTCGACCCGCAGGTCGTCAGCCCGTCGTTCAAGCAGCTGCAGCAGGTCACGAACTTCTACAGCTTCCCGGACACCCTGTCCGTCGACCGCTACCAGCTGGACGGCGAGTCGCAGGACACCGTCGTCGCGGCCCGCGAGCTCAACCTCTCCGGGCTCGAGGCGTCGCAGCGCAACTGGACCAACGACGTCACGGTGTACACGCACGGCTACGGCGTGGTCGCGGCCCGCGGCAACACCACGGCCGGGCGCGGCGCGCCGTCCTTCTTCGAGGGCGGCATCCCGTCGACGGGCGAGCTCGGCGACTACGAGCCGCGGCTGTACTTCAGCCCGGAGTCGCCCGCGTACTCGATCGTCGGCGGCCCCGAGGACTCGACGGGCTGGGAGCTCGACTACCCGACGAACGACGGCGGCGGCTCGGTGAACACCCGGTTCCCGACGCAGGACGTCTCGGCGGGCCCGGAGATCGGGAACGCCTGGAACAAGCTGCTCTACGCCGTGAAGTTCGGCTCCGAGCAGATCCTGTTCTCCGACCGCGTCACCGCCGACTCGCAGATCCTGTACGACCGCAGCCCGCGCGAGCGCGTGGAGAAGGTCGCCCCGTACCTCACGCTCGACGGCCGGGTCTACCCGGCGGTCGTGGACGGGCGGGTCAAGTGGATCGTCGACGGCTACACGACGAGCAGCGAGTACCCGTACGCCGCGCAGGTCACGCTGGACTCGGCGACGGCCGACTCGCTCACGCAGTCGTCGAGCGCGATCGAGGCGCTGCAGCCCAAGACGGCCAACTACATCCGCAACTCGGTGAAGGCCACGGTCGACGCGTACGACGGCACGGTCACGCTCTACGCATGGGACGACCAGGACCCCGTGCTGAAGGCGTGGAACGAGATCTTCCCGACCTCGCTGCAGCCGCTCTCGGAGATCGACGGGCAGCTGATGAGCCACCTGCGCTACCCGGAGGACCTGTTCAAGGTGCAGCGCGAGCTGCTCACGCGGTACCACGTGTCCGACCCCGCGCAGTTCTTCACGGGGACCGACTTCTGGGCGGTGCCGGACGACCCGAACGCCACGGGTGACGTCGCGCAGCCGCCGTACTACATGACGCTGCGGATGCCGAAGCAGGAGAGCGCGAGCTTCTCGCTGACGTCGACGTTCATCCCGTTCGGCCAGCAGGCGCGCAACGTCATGCGCGGCTACATGGCGGTCGACGCGGACGCGGGCGCGCAGGACGGCGAGAAGGCCGCCGAGTACGGCAAGATCCGGCTGCTCGAGCTGCCGCGCGACGGCTCGGTCCCGGGACCCGGTCAGGTCAACAACAACATGACGACGGACAGCGCGGTGGCGGAGGAGTTCACGCTCCTGGGCCGCGGCGGGGCCAAGATCGTGCGGGCGAACCTGCTGGCGCTGCCGGTGGGCGAGGGCATGCTCTTCGTCCAGCCCGTCTACCTGCAGGCCGAGTCCGGGACCACGTTCCCGCTGCTCCAGCGGGTCATCGCCGCGTTCGGCGACGACGTCGCGATCTCGGAGACGCTGGACGGCGCGCTCGACGCGGTGTTCGAGGGCGACTCCGGTGTGGACACCGACAACAGCGGCGGTGGCGGGACGACGCCGGACCCCGACGAGCCGGGGACGCCGGAGCCGGAGCCCGGCGACCCGGGCACGGGTGAGCCGGACGGCGACGAGGCGCAGGCGCGAGCGGACCTCGCCGACGCGCTGGCCCGGGCCCAGGCCGCGATCCAGGACAGCCAGACGGCGCTCGCCGAGGGTGACTTCGCGGCGTACGGCGACGCGCAGGACGCGCTCGACGCGGCCGTCGAGGACGCGCTCGACGCCGAGTCGCGGCTCGCGGGCTCGGACGGGACGGCATCCACGTCGGACCTCGACCCGACGCCGGCGCCCAGCGCGACGTCCTGA
- a CDS encoding DUF5679 domain-containing protein, with protein sequence MAETYAGEFYCVKCKEKREAEGDVVVSESGRKMAKAICPVCGTKLNRILGKA encoded by the coding sequence ATGGCCGAGACGTATGCAGGCGAGTTCTACTGCGTGAAGTGCAAGGAGAAGCGCGAGGCGGAAGGCGACGTCGTCGTCTCCGAGTCCGGCCGCAAGATGGCCAAGGCCATCTGCCCGGTCTGCGGCACCAAGCTGAACCGCATCCTCGGCAAGGCCTGA
- a CDS encoding nucleoside-diphosphate sugar epimerase encodes MADGPVRSGRSVAAAPDVRAVVVGTGPVAAAVAAAWAPDVRVVDETPAVDPQEALRGAEVLVLVAHPGDLTVTAGRRGPDGHAAAVAHAQRTLAAARAVGVRHVVVVTSAVVHGASPDRPTIHDDEPLLTGRRAVADGLVGHLLAVEAVVARTARRRTPLVTVLRPAALVGGGVDSFVTRHFEAPRLLTVRGVARPWQLVHVDDVAAATRFAVERGLVGPLTVGPADVLTPDEVARAAGMRTVELAAATAFGTAERLHRVGVLPAPAAELAYVVYPWTVAADGLTAAGFVPQRSSAAALEVLLDGVRGRLALGGRRVATRDAAALGAAGAAVALLGTAAIWRQARRR; translated from the coding sequence ATGGCCGACGGTCCGGTTCGCTCAGGGCGCAGCGTGGCCGCGGCGCCCGACGTGCGCGCGGTGGTCGTCGGGACGGGACCCGTCGCCGCGGCGGTCGCGGCGGCTTGGGCACCCGACGTGCGCGTGGTCGACGAGACCCCGGCCGTCGACCCGCAGGAGGCGTTGCGCGGGGCCGAGGTCCTCGTGCTCGTCGCGCACCCGGGCGACCTCACGGTGACGGCGGGGCGGCGCGGCCCCGACGGGCACGCGGCGGCGGTCGCGCACGCGCAGCGGACGCTCGCCGCGGCGCGCGCCGTCGGGGTGCGGCACGTCGTCGTGGTCACGTCCGCGGTCGTGCACGGTGCGTCCCCGGACCGGCCGACGATCCACGACGACGAGCCGCTGCTCACCGGCCGGCGCGCGGTCGCGGACGGGCTGGTGGGACACCTCCTGGCGGTGGAGGCGGTGGTGGCCCGGACCGCCCGCCGGCGCACCCCGCTGGTGACCGTCCTCCGCCCGGCCGCGCTGGTGGGTGGCGGCGTCGACTCGTTCGTCACCCGGCACTTCGAGGCGCCGCGCCTGCTCACGGTGCGGGGCGTGGCGCGCCCGTGGCAGCTGGTGCACGTCGACGACGTGGCCGCGGCCACGCGCTTCGCGGTCGAGCGCGGTCTCGTCGGACCGCTGACCGTGGGGCCTGCGGACGTCCTGACGCCCGACGAGGTGGCGCGCGCCGCGGGGATGCGCACCGTCGAGCTCGCCGCGGCGACCGCGTTCGGCACGGCGGAGCGGCTGCACCGCGTCGGCGTGCTGCCGGCGCCGGCCGCCGAGCTCGCGTACGTGGTCTACCCCTGGACCGTGGCGGCGGACGGGCTCACGGCGGCGGGGTTCGTGCCGCAGCGCTCGAGCGCGGCGGCCCTCGAGGTCCTGCTCGACGGGGTCCGGGGCCGGCTCGCGCTCGGCGGGCGGCGGGTGGCGACGCGTGACGCCGCCGCGCTCGGCGCCGCCGGGGCGGCGGTCGCGCTGCTGGGCACGGCGGCGATCTGGCGGCAGGCCCGCCGCCGCTGA